A region from the Ralstonia pickettii genome encodes:
- a CDS encoding flagellar brake protein, translating into MLELQPLDIPLSIPLPWPMLDADGQLLVPKGDVIHSPEEIDLLCTLHRPHRQPDGTPAPAPAFANTQFPNTMFPDMGDDPDGERTIPMELLGLRPGGMVTVRLTAGAGQTKGAARVIGYSPQRHLLITMPIDGGRTVMPVKDELVDVHAFSGEGIATFECTVMAVSRIPFEYVVLSPPRRIKNRTLRKSLRVRANVVGKMLVSGDTPRMIHISDISTTGASFRSAHRLEVSGAPARLRFRVKTRDYHSELVAAALVRSEKPADLPNVYQYGVEFVELLAAQKMLLQCFIYEQLLWGGQRMV; encoded by the coding sequence ATGCTCGAACTTCAACCTCTCGACATTCCGCTATCGATTCCCCTGCCGTGGCCGATGCTTGACGCCGACGGGCAGTTGCTCGTCCCCAAGGGCGACGTCATCCATTCGCCGGAGGAAATCGACCTGCTGTGTACGCTGCACCGCCCGCATCGTCAGCCGGACGGCACACCTGCGCCTGCGCCGGCGTTTGCCAATACGCAGTTCCCCAACACGATGTTTCCCGACATGGGCGACGACCCTGACGGCGAACGCACCATCCCGATGGAGCTGCTGGGCCTGCGTCCGGGTGGCATGGTGACTGTGCGCTTGACCGCTGGCGCCGGGCAAACCAAGGGCGCGGCGCGGGTAATAGGCTACAGCCCGCAGCGGCACCTGCTCATCACCATGCCCATCGACGGCGGCCGCACAGTCATGCCGGTCAAGGATGAATTGGTGGACGTTCACGCATTCTCGGGCGAGGGCATAGCCACTTTCGAATGCACGGTCATGGCGGTAAGCCGCATTCCGTTCGAATACGTCGTGCTATCGCCGCCGCGCCGGATCAAGAACCGCACGCTGCGCAAATCGCTGCGCGTGCGCGCCAATGTGGTCGGCAAGATGCTGGTGAGCGGCGACACGCCGCGCATGATCCATATCTCCGACATCAGCACGACAGGCGCCTCGTTCCGCTCGGCACATCGGCTGGAAGTCAGCGGCGCCCCAGCGCGCCTGCGCTTCCGGGTGAAAACGCGCGACTACCACTCCGAACTGGTGGCGGCCGCCCTGGTGCGCAGTGAAAAGCCGGCCGACCTGCCCAACGTTTATCAATACGGCGTGGAATTCGTCGAATTGTTGGCTGCCCAGAAAATGCTGCTGCAGTGCTTCATCTATGAACAGTTGCTTTGGGGCGGCCAGCGCATGGTGTAA
- a CDS encoding entericidin A/B family lipoprotein, whose protein sequence is MKKLIALLALGCAVLAGCNTMAGMGKDIQTGGQKLENAADNTKQKM, encoded by the coding sequence ATGAAGAAGCTGATCGCACTGCTAGCACTGGGCTGCGCCGTTCTGGCGGGCTGCAACACGATGGCAGGCATGGGCAAGGACATCCAGACGGGTGGCCAGAAGCTGGAAAACGCTGCTGACAACACCAAGCAGAAGATGTAA
- a CDS encoding MFS transporter, whose amino-acid sequence MPDFHPSTANRLPPGFNRLAGSNLAAQSAEQIALAAMPMVAVLTLHADASTASWLQVALTLPFVLFAIPIGMLADRWPKRALMAGAEAVRALALFAVAGLLVAGRLNLAALGVLGFVAVCGTAVFSVAAPALVPSLVPAAMLARANGRIELARTIAFACGPAIGGALIGWTGSMAAFALAAALSAVAAALMAGVTAPAPVARRAAHPLQDIAEGARFVFQHPLLRPVFITQCVFTMSFFMVLAIFVPYAAHRLNLSAQAIGLTLGMYGAGMVIGALLAARILARWRFGHVVATGPVCGLAGGVLLAATLWQPWPVLAQAGFFLLGCGPILWVVSTTTLRQTVTPPALLARVSAVNVMSYGARPVGAAMAAWLAAHAGVGACLVAAAAGFALQLLCIAQSPAVRLVRQPRADDASAGLEPA is encoded by the coding sequence ATGCCCGATTTTCATCCTTCAACCGCTAACCGCCTGCCCCCGGGCTTCAACCGGCTGGCCGGCTCCAACCTGGCCGCGCAGTCGGCCGAGCAGATTGCACTGGCGGCCATGCCAATGGTTGCTGTCCTCACACTGCATGCCGACGCCAGCACGGCAAGCTGGCTGCAAGTGGCGCTCACGCTGCCGTTCGTCCTGTTTGCCATTCCTATCGGCATGCTGGCCGACCGATGGCCCAAGCGCGCCCTGATGGCCGGCGCAGAGGCGGTGCGCGCGTTGGCCTTGTTTGCTGTGGCGGGGTTGCTGGTGGCCGGGCGGCTGAACTTGGCCGCGCTCGGTGTGCTGGGCTTTGTTGCCGTGTGCGGCACGGCGGTGTTCAGTGTGGCGGCGCCTGCATTGGTGCCATCGCTCGTGCCGGCAGCAATGCTCGCGCGCGCAAACGGCCGCATCGAATTGGCGCGCACGATCGCATTTGCGTGCGGGCCGGCCATCGGCGGTGCGCTGATCGGCTGGACAGGCTCAATGGCGGCGTTCGCGCTGGCGGCGGCGCTGTCCGCCGTGGCTGCGGCGCTGATGGCTGGCGTAACCGCCCCGGCGCCCGTGGCCCGGCGCGCGGCGCATCCGCTGCAAGACATCGCCGAGGGCGCGCGATTCGTGTTTCAGCATCCGCTGCTGCGGCCGGTATTCATCACGCAATGCGTTTTTACCATGTCCTTCTTCATGGTGCTTGCCATCTTCGTTCCGTATGCGGCGCATCGGTTGAATCTTTCTGCACAGGCGATTGGGTTGACGCTCGGCATGTACGGCGCGGGCATGGTGATCGGCGCACTGCTGGCCGCGCGCATCCTCGCACGCTGGCGCTTCGGCCATGTGGTGGCAACTGGCCCGGTGTGCGGACTGGCGGGCGGCGTGCTGCTTGCGGCCACGCTATGGCAGCCTTGGCCGGTGCTGGCACAGGCGGGCTTCTTTCTGCTGGGTTGCGGACCCATTCTTTGGGTGGTGAGCACGACCACGCTGCGGCAGACGGTGACGCCACCCGCGTTGCTGGCGCGTGTATCCGCAGTGAATGTGATGTCGTATGGCGCTCGGCCGGTCGGCGCGGCAATGGCGGCGTGGCTCGCCGCACACGCCGGTGTGGGCGCGTGCCTCGTGGCGGCGGCCGCGGGCTTTGCCCTGCAGCTGCTGTGCATTGCGCAATCGCCCGCAGTGCGGTTGGTGCGTCAACCGCGTGCGGACGATGCGTCGGCCGGGCTCGAGCCTGCCTGA
- the cls gene encoding cardiolipin synthase: MLTNTTAFAAFLFVVHCVGVLAAMHAVLTVRTSQGAIAWAISLVTLPEFTLIPYLIFGRSTFAGYVDARRFHNARLREITLSDDWRRLRDHESSVVAPQHTCMQALPRLTGTPCLARNRVRLLVNGAETFDAIFAAIAQARRVLIVQFFIVHDDTLGRRLAELLLDRARAGVRVYFLFDSIGCHALPRRYVQRLIEGGVHAKPFSTHAGFVNRFQLNFRNHRKLVVVDGERAYVGGHNVGNEYMGEKPPLAPWRDTHIEIVGAAVMDLQLTFAEDWYWAAREVPQLIVPELRPEEDMVCQVVASGPADKQETCSLFFMEAIQSARKRLWITSPYFIPDEAVFAALRLAVLRGVDVRILIPSRPDHHMVFLASTLYAYQAIRAGVKIYRYLPGFLHQKVVLIDDEAAAVGSANLDNRSFRLNFELMIMTADSRFANDVAQMLEADFSEAARVGRDEYERAHPLRRVIMHVAKLFAPIL, encoded by the coding sequence ATGCTGACCAACACCACGGCATTTGCCGCCTTTCTCTTTGTTGTGCACTGCGTGGGCGTGCTCGCGGCCATGCATGCCGTGCTGACCGTGCGGACATCCCAGGGCGCCATCGCCTGGGCCATTTCACTGGTCACGCTGCCGGAATTCACGCTGATCCCGTATCTGATCTTCGGGCGAAGCACCTTTGCGGGCTATGTGGATGCGCGGCGCTTTCACAACGCCCGCCTGCGCGAAATCACCCTCTCCGACGACTGGCGCCGACTGCGCGACCACGAATCGAGCGTGGTCGCGCCGCAGCACACCTGCATGCAGGCCTTGCCGCGCCTGACCGGCACGCCTTGCCTGGCGCGGAATCGCGTGCGGCTGCTCGTCAACGGCGCAGAGACCTTCGATGCCATCTTTGCGGCCATTGCGCAGGCGCGCCGGGTGCTGATCGTGCAGTTCTTCATCGTGCACGATGACACGCTTGGCCGCCGACTCGCCGAACTGCTGCTCGATCGGGCGCGGGCCGGGGTGCGCGTCTACTTTCTTTTCGACAGCATCGGCTGCCACGCGCTGCCTCGCCGCTATGTGCAGCGGCTCATTGAAGGCGGCGTACACGCCAAGCCGTTCTCCACCCATGCCGGGTTCGTCAACCGCTTCCAACTCAATTTCCGCAACCACCGCAAGCTCGTGGTGGTGGACGGCGAGCGCGCTTACGTGGGCGGTCACAACGTCGGCAACGAGTACATGGGCGAAAAGCCGCCGCTTGCTCCGTGGCGCGACACGCATATCGAGATCGTCGGTGCCGCCGTGATGGACCTGCAGCTCACCTTTGCCGAAGACTGGTACTGGGCTGCCCGCGAAGTGCCGCAACTGATCGTGCCCGAGCTGCGCCCCGAAGAAGACATGGTTTGCCAGGTGGTCGCCAGCGGCCCGGCCGACAAGCAGGAAACCTGCTCGCTGTTCTTCATGGAGGCCATTCAGTCGGCGCGCAAGCGGCTGTGGATCACGTCGCCGTACTTCATCCCGGACGAAGCCGTGTTTGCCGCGCTGCGCCTGGCGGTGCTGCGCGGGGTGGACGTGCGCATCCTGATCCCATCGCGGCCGGACCACCACATGGTGTTCCTGGCCTCCACGTTGTATGCGTATCAGGCGATTCGCGCGGGCGTGAAGATTTACCGCTACCTGCCCGGCTTCCTGCATCAGAAGGTCGTGCTGATCGACGACGAGGCCGCTGCCGTGGGCAGCGCCAACCTGGACAACCGTTCGTTCCGCCTGAACTTCGAGCTGATGATCATGACCGCCGACTCGCGCTTCGCCAACGATGTCGCGCAGATGCTCGAAGCCGATTTTTCCGAAGCCGCCCGCGTGGGCCGTGACGAATACGAACGCGCACACCCGCTGCGCCGCGTAATCATGCACGTGGCCAAGCTGTTCGCGCCCATCCTGTAG
- a CDS encoding MATE family efflux transporter has protein sequence MTAPAARPLWRTFIAFLGPLILANILQSLSGTLNNVYVGHMLGVKALAAVSAFFPILFFFIAFIIGLGSGAAVLIGQAWGAKKPEAVKTVAGTTLSVGFIVGLAVALLGGPFANALLGWLGTPADILQDATLYASVMLYAMPGLFVYLLATAMMRGVGDTRTPLRTLALSTAIGLVLTPTFIRGWFGLPQLGVASGAAATIISFTVALVWLAFFLRRRNHPLAPDAVLARHLWVDLGVLKTVLKIGVPTGVQLVVISIAELALLSFVNGFGSDATAAYGAGTQIISYVQFPAMSIAITASILGAQAIGAGNTERLDAITRTGLWLNVAITGVLVLMALLFSRAVIGWFTTSAEVMSLAQSLLHISLWSSVIFGMASVFSGVMRSSGTVMAPTAISILAIAAVEVPVAWVLSRHIGTDGIWAAYPAAFLAMFVMQGLYYALVWRRRAQRFGIRRMV, from the coding sequence ATGACAGCGCCTGCTGCTCGCCCGTTGTGGCGAACATTCATTGCATTTCTCGGCCCGCTGATCCTGGCTAACATCCTGCAATCGTTGTCGGGCACGCTTAACAACGTCTATGTGGGGCACATGCTGGGCGTGAAGGCGCTGGCTGCGGTGTCGGCGTTCTTCCCGATCCTGTTCTTCTTCATCGCCTTCATCATCGGGCTTGGGTCCGGTGCGGCGGTGCTGATCGGGCAGGCGTGGGGCGCCAAGAAGCCTGAGGCGGTCAAGACCGTGGCCGGGACAACGTTGTCGGTGGGCTTCATCGTCGGGCTGGCGGTGGCACTGCTGGGCGGCCCCTTCGCCAACGCGCTGCTGGGGTGGCTCGGCACGCCGGCCGATATCCTGCAAGACGCCACGCTCTACGCCAGCGTCATGCTCTATGCCATGCCGGGCCTGTTCGTCTATCTGCTGGCCACGGCGATGATGCGCGGCGTGGGCGATACGCGCACGCCGCTGCGCACCCTCGCGCTGTCGACGGCGATCGGGCTCGTGCTGACGCCAACCTTCATTCGCGGCTGGTTCGGCTTGCCGCAACTGGGCGTGGCAAGCGGCGCCGCGGCGACCATCATCTCGTTCACGGTCGCGCTGGTGTGGCTCGCGTTCTTCCTCCGCCGCCGCAACCATCCGCTTGCGCCAGACGCCGTGCTGGCGCGGCATCTGTGGGTCGATCTGGGTGTGCTCAAAACCGTGCTGAAGATCGGCGTGCCGACGGGCGTGCAGCTGGTGGTCATCTCGATTGCCGAGCTGGCGCTGCTGTCCTTCGTCAACGGCTTCGGCTCCGACGCGACGGCCGCATACGGCGCCGGCACGCAGATCATCAGCTACGTGCAGTTTCCCGCCATGTCGATTGCGATTACGGCGTCCATCCTGGGTGCGCAGGCCATCGGTGCGGGCAATACGGAGCGGCTCGATGCCATCACGCGCACCGGGCTGTGGCTCAACGTTGCGATTACCGGTGTGCTGGTGCTGATGGCGTTGCTGTTTTCGCGCGCGGTCATCGGCTGGTTCACCACCAGCGCAGAAGTGATGAGCCTTGCCCAGAGCCTGCTGCATATCTCGCTGTGGAGTTCGGTCATCTTTGGCATGGCGAGCGTGTTCTCGGGCGTGATGCGCTCGAGCGGCACGGTGATGGCGCCCACGGCCATTTCCATCCTCGCCATCGCGGCGGTGGAAGTGCCGGTGGCCTGGGTGCTGAGCCGGCATATCGGCACCGATGGCATCTGGGCTGCATACCCGGCCGCGTTCCTTGCCATGTTCGTGATGCAGGGGCTGTATTACGCGCTCGTGTGGCGCCGCCGCGCGCAGCGGTTCGGCATCCGCCGCATGGTTTGA
- a CDS encoding bifunctional diguanylate cyclase/phosphodiesterase, with protein sequence MSRARSAAPSSLDPISGLPDRERFVQLLAAMPRPTRQDAVGALLLIGFDHFAEATNTLGPLAAREVIVECASRLEALSVPAANGIAPIVGRIGPETFAVACADFVSAQDVHDLARRISAALTRPFITHGYELVCSCSIGMTLFESMPSDAARLIEQADRALYGVQQGAEQSPALYAPAAMPPRTGGITGATDDTGDAGSSNGYDAIAEHPRLAAQLRHALARRQFSLNLQPQLSLTDGRIVGYEFLLRWISPELGGVAPADFLPILEQTGDIRQVGHWVLDNAAQMLAGLLREESQRAGRSSRHQPCVHAAVNLSVAQLLDPQLSDVVREIAARHAVPTTRLVFEISEHTLHRASGAAKKAVEALHACGARVAVEDFGATAHSLDCLATFRPDQVKLDQAVVNAVTNASDHTMLQRLVTAAHDAGVPVTATRVETAAQLDALRACRCDVIQGYLLSQPFPARWIDDTQDVIAERARDLMP encoded by the coding sequence ATGAGCCGCGCAAGGTCTGCCGCGCCATCGAGTCTGGATCCGATCTCGGGATTACCGGACCGCGAACGATTCGTCCAGTTGCTGGCTGCCATGCCGCGGCCCACACGTCAGGATGCAGTCGGCGCTCTGCTGCTGATCGGCTTCGACCATTTTGCCGAGGCGACCAACACACTCGGGCCATTGGCGGCGCGAGAGGTCATCGTCGAATGTGCATCGCGGCTTGAAGCGCTGAGCGTGCCTGCTGCGAACGGCATCGCGCCCATCGTCGGGCGCATCGGCCCTGAAACCTTTGCTGTCGCGTGCGCAGATTTCGTCTCGGCGCAGGATGTGCACGATCTCGCGCGGCGCATTTCGGCGGCGCTTACACGCCCCTTCATCACGCACGGTTACGAGCTCGTTTGCTCGTGCAGCATCGGCATGACGCTTTTCGAGAGCATGCCCTCCGACGCGGCGCGGCTCATTGAACAGGCCGACCGTGCACTCTACGGTGTGCAGCAGGGTGCCGAACAAAGCCCCGCGCTGTATGCGCCTGCGGCCATGCCCCCACGCACAGGGGGCATCACTGGCGCGACGGACGATACAGGCGATGCGGGCTCCAGCAACGGATACGACGCCATCGCCGAGCATCCGCGTCTGGCTGCGCAACTGCGCCATGCGCTTGCGCGCCGCCAGTTCAGCCTGAACCTGCAACCGCAACTGAGCCTGACCGACGGACGGATCGTCGGCTACGAGTTTTTGCTGCGCTGGATCTCTCCGGAATTGGGCGGCGTGGCACCGGCCGATTTTCTGCCGATCCTGGAACAGACCGGCGACATTCGCCAGGTAGGCCATTGGGTGCTCGACAACGCCGCGCAAATGCTGGCCGGGCTGCTGCGCGAAGAATCGCAGCGGGCGGGACGCAGCAGCCGGCATCAGCCGTGCGTGCATGCCGCCGTCAATCTGTCGGTTGCCCAATTGCTGGATCCGCAATTGAGCGATGTGGTGCGCGAGATTGCCGCGCGCCACGCGGTGCCGACCACGCGTCTCGTCTTCGAGATATCGGAACATACGCTGCACCGGGCCAGCGGCGCCGCGAAAAAGGCGGTGGAAGCGCTGCACGCCTGTGGCGCGCGCGTGGCGGTTGAGGACTTTGGTGCCACTGCGCACAGCCTCGATTGCCTGGCAACGTTTCGCCCCGATCAGGTCAAGCTTGACCAGGCGGTCGTCAACGCCGTGACCAACGCGAGCGATCACACCATGTTGCAACGCCTCGTGACTGCCGCGCATGATGCAGGCGTGCCCGTCACCGCCACGCGCGTGGAAACCGCCGCGCAACTCGACGCATTGCGCGCCTGCCGGTGCGACGTGATCCAGGGCTACCTGCTATCGCAGCCCTTCCCGGCCCGCTGGATCGACGACACACAAGACGTGATTGCCGAGCGCGCGCGCGATCTGATGCCGTAA
- a CDS encoding DUF2239 family protein yields the protein MDAAATYACTAFAGTQRLAAGPVRDVARAVKIHVDAHPESQVLVFDNTTAQPVEFDLRGTVEDVLGRLDRAAPSTTQPAEPESRPRGPGRPKLGVIAREVTLLPRHWDWLAAQPGGASVTLRKLVEDARRAAEGANRRREAQEAAYRFMSALAGNAARFEDATRALFAADATAFESFTQSWPADVRDFARELASRAFQPQQEAA from the coding sequence ATGGATGCCGCAGCAACCTACGCGTGCACGGCGTTTGCCGGCACGCAGCGCCTGGCCGCCGGGCCCGTCCGCGACGTCGCCCGGGCCGTCAAGATCCACGTCGATGCACACCCCGAATCGCAGGTGCTGGTGTTCGACAACACCACCGCGCAGCCGGTGGAATTCGACTTGCGCGGCACGGTGGAAGACGTGCTTGGCCGCCTCGATCGCGCCGCGCCATCTACCACGCAACCCGCTGAACCCGAAAGCCGCCCGCGTGGCCCTGGCCGCCCAAAGCTCGGCGTGATTGCGCGTGAGGTCACCTTGCTGCCACGCCACTGGGACTGGCTGGCCGCTCAGCCGGGCGGGGCGTCGGTTACCCTGCGCAAGCTGGTGGAAGACGCACGCCGCGCCGCCGAAGGCGCAAACCGCCGACGCGAGGCCCAAGAGGCTGCTTACCGCTTCATGTCGGCCTTGGCCGGCAATGCCGCACGCTTTGAAGACGCCACGCGCGCCTTGTTTGCCGCAGATGCCACGGCGTTCGAATCCTTCACCCAATCCTGGCCCGCCGATGTGCGCGATTTTGCGCGCGAACTGGCGAGCCGGGCATTCCAACCTCAACAGGAGGCTGCATGA
- a CDS encoding methyl-accepting chemotaxis protein — protein MWKWMDTSIRTRLTFLVAVFAVMVAVVGFAGITTGRATNDDLRAVYLEDAKGLDLLAKDTINLLWARIHLTNFDSVSSPEELKKLLADAHTMVNSANDAWSQFMKLPIPDADRAQLQAADAARTKFVKTALEPAIAALERSDLTTYRELNTNLVPKLFVDYDTALGPLVGARFKYGQQRFDHSQARYAMSIWISGGLLAAALVLSIVARGVLGRTVVRPLERAIQVFERMASGDLATRLEGQTAAGRRDETARLMHAVSSMQTSLQQIIGQVRTGSDSIASATKQIAAGNADLSQRTEQQASSLEETASSMEELTSIVKQNADNARQASTLAVNASDIAVKGGEVVGRVVDTMAGINESSRKIADIIGVIEGIAFQTNILALNAAVEAARAGEQGRGFAVVAGEVRSLAQRSATAAKEIKELIGDSVGRVQNGSTLVAEAGTVIEEVVVAVRRVTDIMGEISAASEEQSSGIEQVNQAVTQMDQVTQQNAALVEQAAAAAESLEEQAEALRSAVAVFRVEHA, from the coding sequence ATGTGGAAGTGGATGGACACAAGCATTCGCACGCGGCTGACGTTTCTGGTCGCGGTATTTGCAGTGATGGTTGCCGTGGTGGGCTTTGCCGGTATCACCACCGGCCGGGCGACCAATGACGATTTGCGCGCGGTGTATCTGGAAGATGCCAAGGGGTTGGATCTGCTGGCAAAAGACACCATCAACCTGCTGTGGGCGCGCATCCACCTGACCAATTTCGATTCGGTGTCTTCGCCTGAAGAACTCAAGAAGCTGCTGGCCGATGCGCACACCATGGTCAACTCGGCCAACGATGCCTGGTCGCAGTTCATGAAGCTGCCGATTCCGGACGCCGACCGCGCCCAGTTGCAAGCCGCCGACGCCGCCCGCACCAAGTTCGTCAAGACCGCGCTGGAGCCGGCCATTGCGGCTCTGGAGCGCAGCGACCTCACCACATACCGCGAGTTGAACACGAACCTGGTGCCGAAGCTCTTTGTCGATTACGACACGGCGCTCGGGCCGCTGGTCGGCGCGCGCTTCAAATACGGCCAGCAACGCTTCGACCATTCCCAAGCGCGCTACGCGATGAGCATCTGGATTTCGGGGGGCTTGCTGGCCGCCGCGCTGGTGCTGTCGATCGTCGCGCGGGGCGTGCTCGGCCGCACGGTGGTGCGTCCGTTGGAACGCGCCATCCAGGTGTTCGAGCGCATGGCATCGGGCGATCTCGCCACGCGGCTGGAAGGCCAGACCGCCGCAGGCCGCCGCGATGAAACCGCGCGCCTCATGCATGCTGTGTCGTCCATGCAGACGAGCTTGCAACAGATCATCGGGCAAGTGCGCACGGGCTCGGATTCGATCGCCAGCGCCACCAAGCAGATTGCGGCTGGCAATGCCGACCTCTCGCAGCGCACGGAGCAACAGGCTTCATCGCTGGAAGAAACGGCGTCGAGCATGGAGGAGCTGACCAGCATCGTGAAGCAGAACGCCGACAACGCGCGCCAGGCGAGCACGCTGGCGGTCAACGCCTCCGACATCGCCGTCAAGGGCGGGGAAGTGGTGGGCCGTGTGGTGGACACGATGGCCGGCATCAACGAAAGCAGCCGCAAGATCGCCGACATCATCGGCGTGATCGAAGGCATCGCGTTCCAGACCAACATTCTGGCGCTGAATGCCGCAGTGGAAGCCGCACGCGCAGGCGAGCAGGGGCGCGGTTTTGCCGTCGTTGCCGGTGAGGTGCGCAGCCTCGCGCAGCGCAGCGCCACCGCGGCCAAGGAAATCAAGGAGCTGATTGGCGATTCGGTGGGCCGTGTGCAAAACGGCTCGACCCTGGTGGCCGAAGCCGGCACTGTGATCGAGGAGGTGGTGGTGGCCGTGCGCCGCGTGACCGACATCATGGGCGAGATCAGCGCTGCGTCGGAAGAGCAGAGCAGCGGCATCGAGCAGGTCAACCAGGCCGTGACGCAGATGGATCAGGTAACGCAGCAGAACGCCGCGCTGGTCGAGCAAGCTGCGGCAGCCGCGGAATCGCTGGAAGAGCAAGCGGAGGCGCTGCGCAGCGCGGTGGCGGTCTTCCGCGTCGAACACGCATAA
- a CDS encoding phospholipase D family protein: MQGHPRNHPTASLRAWFTCLAIALLSGCVSLPEHVDRPVTTALPNAESATSLGRLAQTNAPSADVSGFRLIPSGEEAYATLLTLADRAERTLDLQYFIIESDNSVRELMRHVLAAAERGVRVRMLVDDLHSDGRDLAFLKFSSHKNIDVRLFNPFPGGRMSNLTRYLSGAAEFRRVNRRMHNKAFIADNALAVTGGRNLGAEYFTQNQTTNFVDLDVLAAGPAVRQLSSAFDAYWNSEFAYPVQALAPEPTAAHPPEQKEGNYPPPVTMPRRPEGAPQHIDVPTQPIVTGSGSSEPSSGQVVSQVEQRRNQTDLVSPAPEEPLPLKPAPRDWFLADQIARGRLRLEWAPAQVIVDRPAKVSGDKVEPGGERLAQTLLHMIDDARREVVLISPYFVPGKRGVEVAKHLEERGVRLRVLTNSLAATDAPIVHVGYAKYRGELVDDGVELYELRPTLGDRPKMFGTFRSSQASLHVKSIVVDRSTLFVGSMNVDPRSIGLNTETGLIIRSPMLSEAVAKLFDDSVSESAYRVTKEDGQLRWTTHQNGKKVVVDHEPEVGLGRRTWIQMLAPFTPEELL, from the coding sequence ATGCAAGGGCACCCAAGGAACCACCCGACCGCGTCTCTGCGCGCCTGGTTCACCTGCTTGGCCATCGCGCTGCTGAGCGGCTGCGTCAGCCTGCCGGAGCACGTGGATCGCCCCGTCACGACGGCGCTGCCGAACGCCGAGTCGGCCACGTCGCTTGGGCGGCTTGCGCAGACGAATGCGCCGTCGGCGGATGTGTCGGGCTTCCGGCTCATTCCGTCGGGGGAAGAAGCCTACGCCACGCTGCTCACACTGGCCGACCGGGCAGAACGCACCCTGGACTTGCAGTACTTCATCATCGAAAGCGACAACAGCGTGCGCGAATTGATGCGTCATGTGTTGGCGGCTGCCGAGCGCGGCGTGCGTGTGCGCATGCTGGTTGACGACCTGCACAGCGACGGGCGTGATCTCGCGTTCCTCAAGTTCTCGTCGCACAAGAACATCGATGTACGCCTGTTCAACCCGTTTCCGGGCGGGCGGATGTCGAATCTGACGCGGTATCTGAGCGGCGCGGCCGAGTTCCGCCGCGTCAACCGGCGCATGCACAACAAGGCCTTCATTGCCGACAACGCGCTGGCCGTGACAGGCGGGCGCAATCTGGGCGCCGAGTATTTCACGCAAAATCAGACCACCAACTTTGTGGATCTCGACGTGCTGGCCGCGGGGCCCGCGGTGCGGCAATTGTCGTCGGCGTTCGATGCCTACTGGAACAGCGAATTCGCCTATCCGGTGCAGGCGTTGGCGCCCGAGCCGACTGCCGCGCATCCGCCCGAGCAAAAAGAGGGTAACTATCCGCCGCCGGTGACAATGCCGCGTCGCCCGGAGGGTGCGCCGCAGCATATCGACGTGCCGACCCAGCCGATCGTCACCGGTTCGGGTTCGAGCGAGCCGTCATCGGGCCAGGTGGTCTCGCAAGTTGAGCAACGTCGCAACCAGACCGACCTCGTCAGCCCCGCGCCGGAAGAACCTTTGCCGCTCAAGCCTGCCCCGCGTGACTGGTTCCTTGCCGATCAGATCGCCCGGGGCCGGCTGCGCCTGGAGTGGGCACCCGCGCAGGTGATCGTCGACCGTCCGGCAAAGGTGTCGGGCGACAAGGTGGAACCGGGCGGCGAACGCCTTGCCCAGACGCTCCTGCACATGATTGACGATGCCCGGCGCGAGGTGGTGTTGATCTCGCCCTATTTCGTGCCAGGCAAGCGTGGTGTTGAGGTGGCCAAGCATTTGGAGGAGCGCGGCGTGCGCCTGCGCGTGCTGACCAACTCCCTGGCGGCGACCGACGCGCCCATTGTGCATGTCGGCTATGCGAAATATCGTGGCGAGCTGGTCGACGACGGTGTTGAACTGTACGAACTCCGTCCGACGCTGGGCGATCGGCCAAAGATGTTCGGCACGTTCCGTTCCTCGCAGGCGAGCCTGCATGTGAAATCGATCGTGGTGGACCGCAGCACGCTGTTTGTCGGGTCAATGAACGTCGACCCGCGCTCCATCGGGTTGAATACCGAAACTGGTCTGATCATTCGCAGCCCGATGCTGTCGGAAGCGGTGGCCAAGCTCTTTGACGACTCGGTAAGCGAAAGTGCCTATCGGGTCACCAAGGAAGATGGCCAGCTGCGCTGGACCACGCATCAGAACGGCAAGAAGGTCGTCGTCGATCACGAGCCCGAGGTCGGCCTGGGCCGCCGGACGTGGATCCAGATGCTGGCGCCGTTTACCCCGGAAGAGCTGCTGTAG